The Struthio camelus isolate bStrCam1 chromosome W, bStrCam1.hap1, whole genome shotgun sequence sequence CAACTTGGTGACGGCGCTGGTGCGGCACGAGCGCATCGAGACGCCGTGGGCGCGCGCCGACGAGATGCGGGGCTACGCCGAGCGGGtgagcggcggggggcggcgggccgggccgggccgggccgggcggcgccacGTCCCGTCACGGCTCCCCTCTGCCCGCAGCTCATCGAGTACGCCAAGCTGGGGGACACCGACGAGCGGGCCATGCGCATGGCGGACTTCTGGCTGACGGTAAGTaccggcccggcccctgccccggccccggccccgctggcggcGGTGCCGGAGCTGCACTTGCCACCCCGCAGGAGAAGGATCTCATCCACAAGCTGTTCAAGGTGCTGGCGCCGCGGTTCCAGCCCCACCCTGGCAACTACACCCGCCTGCTGCAGATCCCCAACCGGGACAGCGACCGCGCCAAGATGGCCGTCATCGAGCTCAAGGGGAACCCCTTCCCGCCACTCATCCAGCCACGCCGCGACACTGAGAAGACGCTGCTCAACCAGCTCCTGAAGGGCTACCGGGAGGACGTCCGGCAGGCCGCGGCCCCACGGGCCCCCGAGGGCACCGCTGTGTAggcacccctctcttccccaaGGGAGGCCCCATGCGTGTGTAGGGATGGGGCTTGGCATGAGCCACTCATGCGCaaggctggcgggctcaccttgggGGGCAGCTCACTGCTGTCCCAGAGCACAGGAATGGAAGATGTCCTAGGAGGTCCCAGCATGGATTTCTAGACTTGAATTATCATAAGAGGGGGCACAAGCTTGAGGTTTATATCCTTCTTCCTGTAGTTTAAATAGCAACTCAGCAAGAGAAGGAAATCAAGCTGGGGGCCTTGTGTAAATAAACATTATTCAGAAAGTGAGTT is a genomic window containing:
- the LOC104147811 gene encoding large ribosomal subunit protein bL17m, yielding MRLSAVAAISHGRVQRRLGLGPRSRLDLLRNLVTALVRHERIETPWARADEMRGYAERLIEYAKLGDTDERAMRMADFWLTEKDLIHKLFKVLAPRFQPHPGNYTRLLQIPNRDSDRAKMAVIELKGNPFPPLIQPRRDTEKTLLNQLLKGYREDVRQAAAPRAPEGTAV